In Lutra lutra chromosome 13, mLutLut1.2, whole genome shotgun sequence, one genomic interval encodes:
- the LOC125083536 gene encoding mitochondrial pyruvate carrier 2-like codes for MSAAGARGLRATYHRALDKVELLLPEKLRPLYNHPAGPRTVFFWAPIMKWGLVCAGLADMARPAEKLSTAQSDVLMATGFIWSRYSLVIIPKNWSLFAVNFFVGAAGASQLFRIWRYNQELKAKANK; via the coding sequence ATGTCGGCCGCCGGCGCCCGGGGCCTTCGGGCCACCTACCACCGGGCCCTGGACAAGGTGGAGCTGCTGCTGCCGGAGAAACTGAGGCCGCTGTACAACCACCCGGCAGGTCCCAGAACAGTTTTTTTCTGGGCTCCAATTATGAAATGGGGCTTGGTGTGTGCTGGCTTGGCTGACATGGCCAGACCTGCTGAGAAACTGAGCACAGCTCAATCTGATGTTTTGATGGCCACAGGGTTTATTTGGTCAAGATACTCACTTGTAATTATCCCAAAAAACTGGAGTCTGTTTGCTGTTAATTTCTTTGTGGGGGCAGCAGGTGCTTCTCAGCTCTTCCGTATTTGGAGATATAACCAAGAACTAAAAGCTAAAGCAAACAAGTAA